A genomic segment from Conger conger chromosome 2, fConCon1.1, whole genome shotgun sequence encodes:
- the LOC133122403 gene encoding stonustoxin subunit alpha-like: MDSETIEIAALGRPLHPGMLYDCRRDTFIPGVLLWDQEAIKNNVDVKPQTVTHFDFCKSDSLSEKNKLMDVSASLAASFIAGLVKVGGSSSYLNDRMSSMRQCRATMHYKQTTEFKQLTVTQVGKVVYPKVFEQKSATHVVTGVLYGGEVFMVFDQMVSTEEDKQNITGALESSIRKIPKVESSIAEKFRLTDREKRTVQKFRCTFHGDFALEHNPTTYEEAVDSYRKLPLLMGDGSKAVPVKVWLYPLTKLDRRAAQLASEISADQVACLEVQMGQLHEAQMRADDATQRCEAIKVTYLTENLVKFKNILATFKDTLQNNLSKLLPAIRGGIAGKEKLEAILKFINESSFTPDKMRKWLDDKESEVKVLESYINRLEGCDVMPPGPELDSVLSDPAIERLCIFNFTSLKKEEPYLSNLFECLASEEFRKMQKISVAQKISFEEEARPWFRDPQISEEMRDLLAWFQSEAKKFTFFKFVKTTRKFIISYRSDPLSQGAVVHTYKHGQLQGMPEITPRKTIKKDNTQV; encoded by the exons ATGGATTCAGAGACTATTGAAATTGCAGCTCTTGGACGACCCCTGCACCCTGGCATGCTGTATGACTGTCGCAGagacacctttatcccag GAGTCTTACTGTGGGATCAAGAAGCCATCAAAAACAATGTGGATGTGAAACCACAGACTGTCACGCATTTTGATTTTTGCAAAAGTGACTCTCTCAGTGAGAAGAACAAGCTGATGGATGTCAGTGCCTCGCTGGCAGCCAGCTTCATAGCAGGACTGGTGAAGGTGGGGGGCTCAAGCAGCTACCTGAACGACAGAATGTCCTCCATGCGACAGTGCAGGGCCACAATGCACTACAAACAAACCACTGAGTTCAAGCAGCTGACTGTGACCCAGGTTGGCAAAGTGGTATACCCCAAAGTGTTTGAGCAGAAGAGTGCCACCCATGTGGTGACAGGAGTACTGTATGGGGGTGAGGTCTTCATGGTCTTCGACCAGATGGTGTCAACTGAGGAGGATAAGCAAAATATTACTGGGGCCCTGGAATCGTCCATCAGGAAGATACCTAAAGTTGAAAGCAGCATTGCAGAAAAATTTAGGCTgacagacagggagaagagGACGGTGCAGAAGTTCAGGTGCACGTTCCACGGTGATTTTGCGCTGGAGCACAATCCCACCACTTATGAGGAGGCTGTGGATTCGTACAGAAAGCTCCCGTTGCTGATGGGGGATGGGAGTAAAGCAGTGCCTGTGAAGGTCTGGCTCTATCCTCTTACAAAACTGGACAGAAGAGCAGCCCAGCTGGCCTCCGAGATCAGTGCGGATCAGGTGGCATGTTTGGAAGTCCAGATGGGCCAGCTACACGAGGCCCAAATGAGAGCCGACGACGCCACACAACGATGTGAGGCCATTAAGGTCACATATTTAACAGAGAACCTGGtcaaattcaaaaacatatTGGCCACTTTCAAAGACACCCTCCAGAATAATCTGAGCAAACTTTTGCCAGCTATCCGGGGTGGGATAGCGGGGAAAGAGAAACTGGAGGCCATTCTGAAATTCATCAATGAGTCATCGTTCACTCCTGACAAGATGAGAAAATGGCTTGATGATAAAGAGTCTGAAGTAAAGGTGCTGGAAAGCTACATCAATCGTCTGGAGGGCTGTGACGTTATGCCACCTGGACCTGAGCTGGACTCAGTTCTCTCTGATCCAGCCATTGAACGTCTCTGCATCTTCAACTTCACCTCACTGAAGAAGGAGGAGCCGTACCTCTCAAACCTGTTTGAGTGCCTGGCTTCTGAAGAGTTCAGGAAAATGCAAAAGATCTCTGTAGCTCAGAAAATCAGCTTCGAAGAGGAGGCCCGGCCTTGGTTCAGGGACCCACAGATCTCTGAAGAAATGAGAGATCTACTGGCGTGGTTTCAGTCAGAAGCGAAAaagttcacattttttaaatttgtaaaaACTACTCGTAAATTCATCATTAGCTACAGGTCAGACCCCTTAAGCCAAGGAGCTGTTGTTCATACATATAAACATGGGCAACTGCAAGGCATGCCAGAAATCACACCCAGGAAAACTATTAAAAAAGACAACACACAGGTATAG